One part of the [Synechococcus] sp. NIES-970 genome encodes these proteins:
- a CDS encoding hypothetical protein (conserved hypothetical protein), translating into MGIELRSYVYLDSLQPQHASYIGTVALGFLPLPGDSSLWIEVSPGIEINRITDVALKSTSVRPGVQFVERLYGLLEIHSPRQGETKAAGQAILDALGVTARDCLKPEVVSSQIIRNIDAHQAQLINRNRRGQMLLAGQTLYVLEVQPAAYAALAANEAEKYAQINILQVTAVGSFGRVYLGGEERDIIAGSQAALAALANAPGRPRIQQHQE; encoded by the coding sequence TTGGGCATTGAACTGCGCAGCTATGTGTACCTCGATAGCTTGCAACCGCAACACGCATCCTATATCGGAACGGTCGCCCTCGGATTTTTGCCTCTACCAGGAGATTCGTCCCTCTGGATCGAAGTATCCCCAGGGATTGAGATTAATCGCATTACCGATGTCGCCCTAAAGTCTACTTCTGTGCGCCCAGGGGTACAGTTCGTTGAGCGTTTGTATGGCCTCCTCGAAATTCACTCTCCCCGCCAAGGGGAAACCAAAGCTGCGGGCCAAGCGATTCTCGATGCCCTCGGCGTCACCGCCAGAGATTGTCTAAAGCCAGAAGTCGTTTCTAGCCAGATCATCCGCAATATTGACGCCCACCAAGCCCAGTTGATTAACCGCAACCGCCGGGGACAAATGCTCTTGGCAGGTCAGACGCTCTATGTACTTGAAGTGCAACCCGCTGCCTATGCTGCCCTCGCCGCCAATGAAGCGGAAAAATATGCCCAGATTAATATTCTTCAAGTGACGGCGGTGGGGAGTTTTGGGCGGGTTTATCTCGGCGGAGAAGAGCGAGATATTATTGCTGGTTCCCAAGCGGCGTTAGCAGCTTTGGCCAATGCCCCTGGCCGGCCCCGTATCCAACAACATCAAGAATAG
- a CDS encoding hypothetical protein (conserved hypothetical protein), with translation MADSGDRLGENPLRKLRLYLYLVPVLGAGPALWQLYRRSGDRREQRVARQGVTLMFSWLVLYLSLGWGGEHLADVGNFRLLFLNTLLTSGYFLSCFFLMLQVWRKTGNTEPLNPDVMPENIPPSSH, from the coding sequence ATGGCAGACTCTGGCGATCGCCTGGGAGAAAATCCCCTCCGCAAACTACGCCTTTACCTCTATCTTGTGCCTGTTTTAGGCGCTGGCCCCGCCCTCTGGCAACTCTATCGACGCTCAGGCGATCGCCGCGAACAACGGGTTGCCCGCCAGGGGGTCACTTTAATGTTCAGTTGGCTCGTGCTGTACCTGAGTTTAGGCTGGGGCGGCGAACATTTAGCAGACGTGGGTAACTTTCGGCTGCTGTTTTTAAACACCCTCCTCACCTCTGGCTATTTCCTCAGTTGTTTCTTCTTGATGCTACAGGTTTGGCGAAAAACAGGTAACACCGAGCCGTTAAACCCTGATGTGATGCCTGAAAATATCCCCCCCAGCAGTCACTGA
- a CDS encoding pentapeptide repeat protein: MVSPALSVLQQGTLAWHRWRQTQTAIALDLRQADLQGLNLRGIDLSHCDLSQSQLSNSRLIAADLTKANLSGAFGEEMHLGEANLQYLHGSNGHFSHSYFVGADLSFACLIGADLRYCSLENVNFFRTNLIGANLRCSGLTGANLSETQLRRANLSETDLNEVSFNEADLSQANLFEAELARGQLYKAQLIEANLTRAHLHHSYLFGTNFTGATLCQTDLRWSTLTYSKLVGANLQGAKLRGADLRHSDFTGANLTGANLRGCQLQGTNFQGAKLVGANLDEVSLGQANLQGAVMPNGDRRP; the protein is encoded by the coding sequence ATGGTATCCCCTGCACTTTCCGTTCTCCAACAAGGCACTCTCGCTTGGCATCGATGGCGACAAACCCAGACGGCGATCGCCCTCGATTTACGCCAAGCAGATCTGCAGGGATTGAATCTGCGGGGCATTGACCTGAGCCATTGTGATTTGTCCCAGAGTCAGTTAAGCAACAGTCGGCTGATCGCTGCTGACCTAACCAAGGCCAATCTCAGTGGTGCCTTCGGGGAAGAGATGCACTTAGGAGAGGCGAATCTTCAGTATCTCCACGGTAGTAACGGCCATTTCAGCCATAGCTATTTTGTGGGGGCAGATTTGAGTTTTGCCTGCTTAATCGGGGCTGATCTGCGTTATTGTTCCCTTGAAAATGTCAACTTTTTCCGCACGAATTTGATTGGGGCAAATCTCCGCTGTAGCGGCCTAACGGGGGCTAATTTGAGCGAAACCCAACTGCGCCGTGCCAATTTGAGTGAAACCGATCTCAATGAGGTGAGTTTTAATGAGGCAGACCTGAGTCAGGCGAATCTCTTCGAGGCGGAGTTAGCTCGGGGGCAATTGTACAAAGCGCAATTGATCGAGGCTAATTTGACCAGGGCACACCTGCATCACAGTTATTTATTTGGGACGAATTTTACGGGGGCAACCCTCTGTCAGACAGATCTACGCTGGAGCACTTTGACCTATAGCAAACTGGTTGGTGCAAACCTCCAGGGGGCCAAGCTGCGGGGCGCTGATTTACGTCATAGTGATTTTACCGGGGCTAATTTGACCGGGGCAAATCTACGGGGTTGCCAGCTCCAGGGCACAAATTTCCAAGGTGCCAAGCTTGTGGGGGCAAACTTAGATGAGGTTTCCCTGGGGCAGGCAAATTTACAGGGGGCCGTGATGCCCAATGGCGATCGCCGCCCCTAA
- a CDS encoding hypothetical protein (conserved hypothetical protein), translated as MFFKQLTSWDRWNQFLVSLSILAFLPLQLPQVSRNAAVIATGDPAAIATLAVIPIGGYGAGMLGNLLLMNFLASQREFWGATVQAVGIVTAAVVLFQLFQVMLIPGWLFFPAVLLLGVGMVLNYLYFFLGDRPGWQEQFWPRWRQVLQWLGIALLPALVVMQLHEAFWPNLPEWPGGIGVVLLLGGLAARLGQRQTTTVPNFFQRQNHWRRGVITQATWLKSWLRRGWRGLAGWTANLLFMFNSLAQFTNCLVHPEHLAALSLTTQGLFVAGNLLMLSRSGTLLIAGKDRIWCASTLWDLLMRVGIFACLLRAGLLGLLGFGLLCGAIALYLSFIFVMTKRSYPASSLICTIVFLLVGRVPRWQALENL; from the coding sequence ATGTTTTTTAAGCAACTCACCAGCTGGGACCGCTGGAATCAATTTCTTGTGAGTTTGTCGATTCTCGCTTTTTTACCACTGCAACTCCCCCAGGTCAGTCGCAATGCCGCTGTCATCGCCACTGGTGATCCAGCGGCGATCGCAACCCTAGCCGTGATTCCCATTGGCGGTTATGGGGCAGGGATGCTAGGCAATCTTCTGCTGATGAATTTTCTGGCAAGTCAACGGGAATTTTGGGGAGCGACGGTGCAAGCCGTGGGCATTGTCACCGCCGCCGTCGTCTTGTTTCAACTGTTCCAGGTGATGTTGATTCCGGGTTGGCTCTTCTTTCCGGCCGTCCTCTTGCTCGGCGTGGGCATGGTACTGAACTATCTGTATTTTTTCCTGGGCGATCGCCCAGGCTGGCAAGAACAATTTTGGCCCCGCTGGCGTCAGGTTTTGCAATGGCTGGGCATTGCCCTCTTACCTGCTTTGGTGGTGATGCAACTCCATGAAGCATTTTGGCCAAATTTACCAGAATGGCCTGGGGGTATTGGGGTAGTGCTCCTATTGGGTGGATTGGCCGCGCGATTGGGGCAACGACAAACAACAACTGTTCCTAATTTTTTTCAACGGCAAAACCACTGGCGTCGGGGAGTGATCACCCAAGCGACTTGGTTGAAAAGCTGGCTCCGACGGGGTTGGCGGGGGCTCGCTGGTTGGACAGCGAATCTTTTGTTTATGTTTAATTCCCTGGCTCAGTTCACAAATTGTCTGGTACATCCTGAGCACCTGGCAGCCCTGTCTTTGACAACCCAAGGGCTCTTTGTGGCGGGCAACCTTTTGATGCTTTCTCGCTCAGGAACGCTACTGATCGCCGGTAAAGATCGCATCTGGTGTGCCAGTACCCTTTGGGATCTGCTCATGCGGGTGGGCATTTTTGCTTGTTTGCTCCGGGCAGGGTTGTTGGGATTGCTTGGTTTTGGTCTGTTGTGCGGGGCGATCGCCCTCTATTTGAGTTTTATTTTTGTGATGACCAAGCGCTCATATCCGGCCTCTTCTTTGATTTGTACCATTGTTTTTCTCTTGGTTGGCCGCGTTCCCCGCTGGCAGGCCCTCGAAAATCTCTAA
- a CDS encoding sensory box/GGDEF family protein — MTKTQPPRPHVTGQSDPKSFFQAISQEYESESQIGVFCLVFDRFQRMNENLGHKAANLLFAQATRRLNKLVSRYGKLFHLNGFEFCIILKPLPNKKAIADIAQEILQAFSRTFSVTHGQETFVSVSIGISVYVRDGFDFEALLKNAHTAMLRVNKQGGNLSMFYSMAFNVGLSNFTSLLRWFHPTHGLISPRQFIPLAEETGLIIPIGEFVLQKACQQLRQWKMAGLQDFTLSVNLSARQFTQLDLHQRLSQILIEHQLKPQDIELELTESTLVGHGDASIRRLKALKTLGVQISLDDFGTGYSGLSYLQHACFDTVKIDRSFINKIHSNPVNGVIIKAIITMAHKLNLKVIAEGVESQEELEFLKQFNCDEIQGFVFSRPIQAAEFERSPFMANAFERLFHNDKSLVLAA, encoded by the coding sequence ATGACAAAAACACAGCCTCCTCGCCCCCATGTGACCGGCCAATCTGACCCCAAAAGCTTTTTTCAAGCTATCAGTCAGGAGTATGAATCTGAATCTCAGATCGGCGTGTTTTGTCTTGTTTTTGATCGATTTCAGCGGATGAATGAAAACCTTGGCCACAAAGCGGCAAATCTTCTTTTTGCCCAGGCGACAAGACGTTTAAATAAGCTGGTTAGTCGCTACGGAAAATTATTTCATCTCAATGGTTTTGAATTCTGTATCATCCTCAAGCCTCTCCCCAACAAAAAGGCGATCGCCGACATCGCCCAAGAAATTCTCCAGGCTTTTTCCCGGACTTTTTCTGTCACCCATGGCCAAGAAACCTTTGTTAGCGTCAGTATTGGCATCTCTGTTTATGTGCGGGATGGTTTCGACTTCGAAGCGCTCCTTAAAAATGCCCACACAGCAATGCTCCGGGTCAATAAGCAGGGAGGGAATTTATCGATGTTTTATTCCATGGCTTTTAATGTCGGCCTATCAAACTTCACTTCCTTATTGCGCTGGTTTCACCCGACCCATGGCCTCATTTCCCCTCGACAATTCATTCCCCTAGCCGAAGAAACGGGGTTGATTATTCCCATCGGCGAATTTGTTTTACAAAAAGCCTGCCAACAACTGCGGCAATGGAAAATGGCAGGCCTCCAAGACTTCACCCTGTCGGTCAACCTTTCAGCCCGGCAATTTACCCAATTAGATTTACACCAGCGTCTCAGCCAAATCTTGATCGAACATCAACTCAAGCCCCAGGATATCGAGCTAGAACTTACAGAAAGCACCCTTGTTGGCCATGGGGATGCCTCGATTCGTCGCCTCAAAGCCTTAAAGACCCTGGGCGTCCAAATTTCCCTCGATGACTTTGGTACCGGGTACTCTGGCCTCAGTTATTTACAACATGCTTGCTTTGACACCGTAAAAATTGACCGCTCCTTCATCAACAAAATTCACAGCAATCCCGTCAATGGGGTCATCATTAAGGCGATTATCACCATGGCCCATAAGCTCAACCTCAAGGTAATCGCCGAGGGCGTAGAAAGCCAAGAAGAACTCGAATTTCTCAAGCAGTTTAACTGCGATGAGATTCAAGGATTTGTTTTTAGTCGCCCGATCCAAGCGGCAGAGTTTGAGCGATCGCCTTTTATGGCAAATGCCTTTGAACGCCTTTTTCACAATGACAAAAGCCTGGTGTTAGCTGCCTAA